The Magnolia sinica isolate HGM2019 chromosome 10, MsV1, whole genome shotgun sequence genome includes a window with the following:
- the LOC131257646 gene encoding disease resistance protein PIK6-NP-like yields MVEAVVSFFLGKLGKQLSQEAQLLSGVEDNVAWIKAELQSMKSFLKDADHRRERDAGAEAWIMQVRRLVFDTEDAVDEHMIETEVHLSQGPIHGLSRIAPPWVEELDIIGLEEDVKQLEEWLLKEEAPHQRKVISIVGMGGLGKTTLAKKVYKVAERCFQCFAWVHVSQSFEIKDILKRMLKDFYESRREMAPNNSESSNEIELARMIHTWTLIMWTLHLMVT; encoded by the exons ATGGTTGAGGCTGTTGTTTCCTTCTTTCTTGGAAAATTGGGGAAGCAACTCTCACAAGAAGCGCAGCTGCTCTCTGGAGTTGAAGACAACGTAGCATGGATCAAAGCCGAGCTTCAATCCATGAAATCCTTCCTGAAAGATGCTGACCATCGAAGAGAGAGGGATGCTGGTGCAGAGGCTTGGATTATGCAAGTCCGGCGGTTAGTCTTCGACACTGAAGATGCTGTGGACGAGCACATGATCGAAACAGAGGTGCATCTGTCTCAGGGACCGATACATGGGCTGTCTA gaattgCTCCTCCTTGGGTCGAAGAATTGGATATCATAGGGCTTGAGGAAGATGTCAAACAATTAGAAGAATGGCTGCTAAAAGAAGAGGCGCCGCATCAGCGTAAAGTAATTTCGATAGTTGGGATGGGCGGTCTGGGCAAGACCACTCTCGCAAAGAAAGTTTACAAAGTTGCAGAGAGGTGTTTTCAGTGTTTTGCATGGGTTCATGTGTCTCAATCCTTCGAAATAAAGGATATCTTGAAGCGCATGTTGAAAGATTTCTATGAGAGCAGGAGGGAGATGGCTCCAAATAATTCAGAGTCATCGAATGAGATAGAGCTAGCAAGGATGATCCACACCTGGACACTGATCATGTGGACTCTACATTTGATGGTCACGTGA